The sequence AAAGGAGCCCAAACAGaaggattatggacactcaaaACAACCAATCAAAACTCTACTCAAATTAACTCATCAGCTTCCTTGTAGACATTTATTTTTAGCCAAGCATCCTTTGCTTGTCTTGTTTATTAGCTCTACTACTCACTTGTAGTATCGATCTGATTTGTAGCCTTTATGTACAACCCTCTTTCAGTCATTTAATCtacaagcaatctgcaatatattagtcactttcctctgtcatttatatttccaagcaaccttgtcatttacatattgttctatctctccatataagtaaagtccttatttttaaggcaaagaaagaacattaatttgagcaactcccactcaaatggcacaatctcttgatttgaagtcaaaaggcgcaacctcaatcattcaaatcccgtctactagcggcatctagtagtggcacgcccacacccaccaatctcgtatgtgaAGTAAATCCCCGGCTTGCCCGCAAGGCACCATGGCGGATTTAGGAAGCGAACATATTTtagcacgcccggtgggatcctTATATGAAGATAGATCATGAAAAATCCttatgttcatgatttttctACTTTTTCGGAGGATGACGGTGTAGAAGAGTGCCCAAGCTATGGCTATCACATAGAGCCAACCTATGAGTTGCCAACTTATGGGTACATGGCTGGAGAGTACTCAAGTCCCATGGAATGATTGTCAGCCAACTCATGGccatcaaataaataataatattgaaGATTGGCCAACTTATGGCTATGATGAAGGTTATTATTCTTTTGAAGACAATCGCATTCATGAATACTATGATAGGCCAACAAATGGCTTTGAGTATCAAAATGCTTCCAATGAGTACATAGAGCCAATATATGAGATGCCAACTCATGATCATCTGGATGAAAAGCTCTACAAAGAGGATGTCGGCAAATTGGAGAAGGCGTCCAAACTCCATATGGCAAGCATTGAATATGGTGAAGAGGTGACTAAGTGTTTTAAAAGGGTGGAGGAAAGCTATACAACTTTTGGAGAAACTTTGAGAAAGTTGATAGATCAAATGTGTCAAATCCCCTCTACAAAGCACACTCACCCTACTACAACCAAGGAAGAACAAATCATACATATTGATGAAGGCCAAACAATGGCCCCACCCAATGAAAAATCCATGAAAATGGATATGGTTGTAGAAGATCAAGCCATTGTAGGCCAAACACCAACGCTCGGGGGGCTCGAGCCCACACCTCATGTGGagcccgaagaagaagaaaaaagctcaTACACTCCTCCCTGCCAACACAAGCATGTTATCCATATCGAGATCTCAATGAGGGCAAAGCTCGGGATCAAACATGAATGGTCACCTCCTATGGTTCCCAAGCTACATAGCATGACCAATTTAAATGGTGGATTTGATCTCTCTAcactcaatttaaaaaaaaaggaaaagatttGAGTGTTGAGAGAAAAATAACATTTGGGCAATGAAGGGGTTTCATCCAATATGCCCGAATATGCCCGAATAAGGCTCATTTTTGTTGTTCCTCTTTGACCGAAGTGAGCTTTCCTttattttcccttctttttctcttttctctctttccttttcttaCTCTCGTGTCTTTCTGTTGTCCTCTGCCCGAAAGggctatatatattatatgttgggctaaatatatatatacatatttatatagtattataatatattttataaaaGTATTGCCCGAAAAGGCTAGATATAtagtattatataatatattataaaaGTGTTGCCCGAAAGggctttttatatatatttataatatatatattatattatataatgtgtaagtaaataaaagaagaaaagataaaaaataggGTTGTTTTTCGCAATTTGCCCGAAAGATGCTtctctctccttttctttttacctttttattatttatttctctctcattcttgtcttttctctcttctttctttctctttttctttcttcctgttTCTCCCTCAGTTTTTGTCTACCAAAAAgttcacatatatatgtattttattatatattatactaTGTGTTCTACCATATATATGTAGtgttatattttatattatatgtatGTAATTTCTTTGCCCAAAAGGgctaatattttatatatatatatatatatatatatattatatatatgaaaagaggcaaaaaagaaaaagaagaataaaaaggaTAGTTGCCCAAGTTTATTCATCTCTTATCCCTCTTTTCTAGTTTGTCCGACTTCGGGCATTTGTCCAGTTTATTATCTATGTAACCAGTAAGGTTGTTCCCATGTTTTTTGGTATTAACAAGGAATACAAGCCAGACAACATTCTTTCCAATACTAGTTGTACTACCAATTGCCTTGCTCATCTTGCCAAGTTTATCAACGACAGAAGGACCGAAGAGGTAGACGTGCCTCTTCCTTTCTAGCAGCACTAAAGCCACCAAGGCTTTTTGGGAAGTCATAGCAAACAAAGTTGCCATTTGTGATCAAGTGTTCTTCATGCTCAAATGTCTCTTATGCTTGCTATATCATCAATCTTCTGGAGGAGCTTATTAGAGTTGTAAGTTTCACAAACTTTGCTCAAATTTGTAAAACTTGGGGGGCACtgtttgcactcaaaatatacccatttttacttatttgggcaatttgggtaaaatatggcatttggAGGATTAATAAGCAATAAGACTAACTTCGAAGATATTTAACTATCAAGTGGGATAGGTTGgcactataatattgtttctcccatttgttttggtggtggaGGTTTGCCAAGACAGTTGTTTAATCAAGATAAGTGCATGCTTTTTCATGCAAGTGGATGGAAAGATACCATGCATTCTTTCGGGCAAGAATGTGTAGTGAAAGAAGCTAATTTgcttcttttaattattttattgcaaGTGGGAAAAGGCATGTGGTGGAGATGCaacttgctttttttttaattgttagtttattacaagtggggagacatgtgctaaaaacatgtggtggagatgcaagtttcccttttaatattatttctccaTGCAAGTTGGCAAGTGAAATAAAAATTGCCCAAGTTTCTTTCGGGCAGATGCAGTGTCTTCAGCAGGGGGTTTCTTCCAGATCTCTATTTAAAGGAGCCCAAACAGaaggattatggacactcaaaACAACCAATCAAAACTCTACTCAAATTAGCTAATCAGCTTCCTTGTAGACATTTATTTTTAGCCAAGCAtcctttgcttttcttgtttattagcTCTACTACTCACTTGTAGTATCGATCTGATTTGTAGCTTTTATGTACAACCCTCTTTCAGTCATTTAATCtacaagcaatctgcaatatattagtcactttcctctgtcatttatatttccaagcaaccttgtcatttacatattgttctatctctccatataagtaaagtccttatttttaaggcaaagaAAGAACATTAATTTGAGCAACTCTCActcaaatggcacaatctctggatttgaagtcaaaaggcgcaacctcaatcattcaaatcccgtctactagcggcatctagtagtggcacgcccgcacccaccaatctcgtatgtgaAGTAAATCCCCGGCTTGCCCGCAAGGCACCATGGCGGATTTAGGGAGCGAACACCAGCGAACTCCATATATAAGCTGGAAGGATCAGGAATTAGGAATTGCAGTGTTGTGCCTTAGACGTTCAAGGAGTGATAAGTTTCTTGAGGTCCTCCAACCTGCAAAACCAGGTTGGTATTATCTGTGAAGCATAGGGATAAATATCCTTGTATGTCCTTTTAGTTGTCCCTACAGCAACACCATCAGCTGCCTTTGAGACATCTGCAGATCCACATAGTTTAGATCAAATCCATGCAGACAAATCAAGCATGATTGTAAGATAGATTACAGAAATAATCAAATATACAGACCAAATTAATCTCAAAGTACAACAAAAACAGACATTTATTAATCAATGGGAAGATGTTATTAGCACTGTACAAAAATCATAATGTTCTACTCCCTAATGAAACGATAAGGAAGGTATCGAATCCTGAATCTCTAGCCTAGTCTACCCATCATCCTACCCATCTTCCCCAGTAATTAAGTTCTAATATATGCTTCTTAATTACTAAGATTAAGAAGTTaatcatatataaattatagatccatgcatgcttaatttgCTATAAAACATGCATAAATAAGCATACTAGAAAGAGTTTAAAATACCTTGAACAGAACAGTTATTCCCATTAGAAAGCTGAACTACCATGTACATAACCGCTGCCACAACAGAATTAGGGTTTCTCCTAATATCAAAATTTGCCAAATTCTTCAGGGCTTCTTCCACAGCCTTCTTATCTTTACTACTCATACCAAGATTCGAACAATGTCGCGGCCAAAGGTCCATGGCGCTTTTGATCTTGGAAGCAATCCCTAGGCTTCTCTTCAACTCTTCTTTCATCTTGCTGATTTCTTTTTTAGATGGCCCATTGGCAACCATGGTGATTTCCTTTAGTGTTCGCGTATTTGGGCTTTCTTCAAACGCAAGCAAGAGGCAAGCAGCCATTATGGGGTTAGAATTTCTCCCCTTACAGAAGTTCTTATCATCGGCCTTCTTGTATAAACCTTTGGCATGATCCAGTATGCATTTCGGAACGCCTTCGTATATGTCTAGCCGGTCGGCCATCTCTTCGAGGTACTTGAAAGATTTTAGgagagaattgctagggtttaCAGCCCTGTTGGTCCATTTATTAGGAGGAAAATTACCATCGGCATCAGTACCCTTCttgttgtttttcttcttttctttgaatATACAAGTGGAAAGAACACCATTATCCAGCAACGGATCGGAGGCTTTTCCGACGCGAGTCCGGTCTTCTTCAGGGTTCTGATCGGCAAAATTTCGCCACTCGGCTCTTTCATCGATGTAGCGGGCTTCGAGGATCAAACCACAGAAGGTGCAGATTGTGTCACCCGACCTGTGGTCGGACACGACGTCTGTCTCTTGCTTGCAGTCCCTACAGAACTCTTTAGCTTCCATGattttcagagagagagagagatttgcgGAATAACTTATGTTTTGTATTGTGGGATGTAGAGCCAGGGTATGCCATATTTATAGAGAAAAAGCTTCGGTTAACCGACTCCAATGTGACCGACTATTTCAAATTCAAACACTACACAGCGTGTAGTGCAAAGGGAAAAGGATTCCTAAAAGGTGTAGAACCGTGTCGACTGGGGTCCACATTCCACGAGGCAGAAATATATGGACGCAAGAGAACAAATAATACCGTCCGATACGTCACGTATTGCAAAAGAGAtagttaaaaagaaaatttgttCAAATATTCACTATTATGATAGTTGTGTTTTTTCggtatattgaaaaaaaaaattaacaaaaaattggCAGTCTTGTTCTCCAGGACCAGGAAAACTCACAATCAACCCCAGCTGGATTAAATCTAACGGTGAAgcaaaaattattatttaaaagtaTTTTCCTTTCGCTTGCACTTTCTCTCTCCACATCAATCGCTAGCAATTTCTCAAAATCCCAATTAAATACATctttaatttcaatttcttaGTGAAAATTACATCAAAACTCTGTaaaattactttagtctaaagaaagCATGGGAAATAGCACTGTagaaatgaatagtatcagttTAATTACAACAATGCCATTGCTCTAAGGATTTTGCccgggcttttttttttcttcaggttTAGTTGTATGGGCTTTGCAGGTTTGGGCTGTGATTGGGTTGGTGGGTTTTGTTTGTAGTTGGGTTTTTCGGATGATGGCCGACACGGGTAGGCCTACCTGCAACCATGGCAAAGAGAGGAGAGACGGGTCGTACGATGCCAGAGAGAAGACATAGAGGATGAGTCGTCGGATggcaaagagaagagagaggggcCGTGCGATGCTGGACAGAAGAGAGAGGAGGACTCCTGGAAGGAAAAATTGGAGGAGAGAGGGAGGATACACAGGCCCTGACATATTGGAGAGAGATGGGAGCTACGGGTTTGgactgagtgagagagagatttaGGTAGGTGCTCTGCCAGGATCTATGGGATTTTCTccgattttagagagagagatgggcagGGAGAGAGATACAGAGCAAAAAGCATGAGTGTGTGCAGTCTTTAGGGTTAACGGGTTACGCATAGAGGCGGTGAGGAGGGGATGGGTGAGGGACCAATGGCAGGGTGTGAGTTTTCAGCTTTCTCCCTTGATTCAAAAGGTAATGCACTGTATTTCCTTAATTGTTTAGTGTCTAATTTGCCATTTGCTTTGTTAGAATTGCCATTCATATTTGGTTCTTTCATCCAAATTGCAATGCATGTTAATAATATGTTCGGTTGGGTGCTAGGATTAAGACTCATTTTTTGTAAATTAGGGCCTTGCACTGATttaatttatttctttcttgATAAATTTTTGTATgattcatcaattttctgttgGCAATTGTTACAAATTTTGTATTCTTTCATTAAAATTATCATAGATCTTTGTATATTGTTTAGGTCACCTTATGGTTAACTCTATTTCAACTTATTGTTTTAAATTGTTGTTCACTGTTTGCTTTGCCATTGCATTTATTAAAATTGTCATAGATATTTTTTTCTATCATTAATGCTCTCATagatattttatattgtttagtTAACCATTAGGGTTTCCTCTTAGTCATTTGTAGGTTGTTTAGTTCACCTCTAGGTTAGCTGGATGTCCAAACTTATCCTACAATTTAATCCATTGTCCTAATAACCATAATGTACATTAATTTCTGGTGCTCCTTTGCATATAGGTAGTTGTTACCTGTTAAATACATCAATTTTTGCATAACAAGAACCAACATTTGACAAGTATAAGCAGCTTGACCAACACAGAGAGAAAACACTTGAATTTACAGCAAAATGAAGGGTTGacgcaaaaacaaaaataatttaagtaaAAAAACACCTTAATTTACAGAgtttattgtttgaattttgcTGTTCACTGTTTGATTTACCATTCCCTTTATTAAAATTTGCATGgctaatttttccttcattaaaGTTGTCTTAgatattttaaaattgtttactTACCTATTAGACTTTCCTCTTAGTCTTTGCAAATAAGGGGAGTACACAGTGTTGAAAATTCTGATATTTCTGTTTTTCagaattttattttcctttgcTTATGAGTAAACAAAATTAAGACTCCTTTCTAAGTTTATTGCTTTAAAATTTGGGTGTGTAGGCTGTTTATCTCACTGTTTAGTTCACTGTTAAGTTGATATTTCTGTCTTTATAAGCAAAGGGGTTGCactgttttcattttttgtgttTCTTCATACTTTCCTACTATTTGCTTCTCAACAAATCATCTTCAAGTTCATTTTCCACTTCACATCTTTTGAATATCCATATGTTGCTAGGTTGTTTTTTCATTTCTTGCTTTCTTATATATTTCTGAAATTAACTTTTTATTTCATTCTTGATATGCATGTagatccaacacaatcatacaGATCAAACCATCCATTCACACAGCAGCCACAAAACAGACCATTAGTGAGGTATCTATCTAtccattttaaattttgtttatacaaagttttccttctaattttttgttgaTACAACAATGATTGATTATGAATACTTGACTACATTTTATGAATGAGTTTAACAACCAAACTTAACTTTTTCTGCTTAAAGcattgaatttttgcttttggtttttttgttgttgcttTGATTGTGGTCATCAAAATTTGTTGTATGTTTGTGTACAGATGTATGTGCAAGTATATGTATCAATATATACCTAAGTATATATCTAAATATATGTATAGGTTTCTGTATAgctatatgtatatgtgtgcatATATGCCTGTGTATGtacatatgtatgtatgcatctTTGTTTGTATGTACATGTATATGTAATGGAATAAAAGGTattgttgtttttttattatctttattgTTTGAGTGAGGAATGTAAAGTTTATACAAATTGCTTCCTGATGATGTTTATGACTGGTTTCTGTCAATTGGTGTATCTTTCCCAATTTTGGTTTAACTTAATAGTAACAATTTTGTCGAACTTGAAACCCTTTCCACGAAGAAAACTCCCAAGTCTTCAGCTAGACCATAAGATAAAGTGAGAGCCTTCCATTATTGTGCtttgcaaaaagaaaaattgtggAAACTGGAAAGGTATTTAAATTCCCCTCGAGACTAAGTAATCGAATCAGCGTCCAAGCTGATGCAATTGCCAATTAGCCAGTCTTCTTTTCTTACAAATTCCACCACTAAATATTTATCACTACATGTTTCCTTTAACTTTCTTATTTTACAAaagtttgaaaagaaaaacaaacacaATTTAATAATTCAATTGAAATAATACAAAGTTTTTGCTTTTTGTATAAAGCTTACGCTCATGCACTCATCGATTATAATTGgttatttttttcaaatgtcATATAAACTATTATACcttttttggaatttttagGCCATTTCAACACTTCACTGCCTTTATAATAAGTTGCATTCGACAAAAAAATTATTCCAGGGTTTCTTAAAAAACACAGAAAAAGGGTTGATCTGGAAAACAATGTTCTGAGGAGTTTTCTTTCAAATAAAGGGAACGACCTACGCTCTCTTCTCTCTGTGTCATTTTCAAGATGACtaataaatataataattgGGACCCTCCAATCTATAATATTTTGGATGAAGAAAATGTTGTGAACTTTAAGCAATCTTTTACcatatttagtgcctttgattTTGAACAAGATCAAACAATGGACTGATATTTTTGATATGAtagcaataaaaggaatgagATTGCCATAATTGACCACATTTTATTGTGTGTACATGATTTAGCACGTTGAATTCTCAAAGTTTGCAGTTAACCACAACTCCATGTTAGTGAGTTTCATATACTCTTTTAATAGTTCACATAAGCTTTTACAAGAAACACAACATGTTTTTTGGCATAATTAGATTGTCATCCTTGAATAGGATGCGTTTCTCATTCAAACCAGGTGTATAAGATTGAATATTGAATTTGATCATGTAATTTGTGGTGCTCCATTGCACATAGCCAGTAAGCTGCATTAAAGGTGTCatt is a genomic window of Malus domestica chromosome 09, GDT2T_hap1 containing:
- the LOC103442408 gene encoding transcription initiation factor IIB-2-like — protein: MEAKEFCRDCKQETDVVSDHRSGDTICTFCGLILEARYIDERAEWRNFADQNPEEDRTRVGKASDPLLDNGVLSTCIFKEKKKNNKKGTDADGNFPPNKWTNRAVNPSNSLLKSFKYLEEMADRLDIYEGVPKCILDHAKGLYKKADDKNFCKGRNSNPIMAACLLLAFEESPNTRTLKEITMVANGPSKKEISKMKEELKRSLGIASKIKSAMDLWPRHCSNLGMSSKDKKAVEEALKNLANFDIRRNPNSVVAAVMYMVVQLSNGNNCSVQDVSKAADGVAVGTTKRTYKDIYPYASQIIPTWFCRLEDLKKLITP